In a genomic window of Virgibacillus sp. SK37:
- a CDS encoding rod shape-determining protein: protein MFSRDIGIDLGTANVLIHVKGKGIVLNEPSVVAMDRTTGKVLEVGEAARRMVGRTPGNIEAIRPLKDGVIADFDVTEAMLKHFINKINVKGFLSKPRMLICCPTNITKVEQKAIKEAAEKSGGKKVYLEEEPKVAAIGAGMEIFQPSGNMVVDIGGGTTDVAVLSMGDIVTSESIKMAGDKFDVEILQYIKKKYKLLIGERTAEDIKINIATVFEGSRTEEMEIRGRDMVSGLPKTITVYSAEIEEALRESVYLIVQAARTVLERTPPELSADIIDRGVILTGGGALIHGIDQLLAEELKVPVFMAEEPMNCVAKGTGMMLDNIDKIERRKIV, encoded by the coding sequence ATGTTTTCTAGGGATATTGGAATTGACCTTGGAACTGCCAATGTTTTAATTCATGTAAAAGGTAAAGGAATTGTATTAAATGAACCTTCTGTTGTTGCGATGGACCGGACTACCGGAAAAGTATTGGAAGTTGGGGAAGCAGCACGTAGAATGGTAGGTCGTACACCAGGAAACATTGAAGCGATTCGTCCATTAAAAGATGGAGTAATTGCTGATTTCGATGTTACGGAAGCAATGTTAAAACATTTTATAAATAAGATTAACGTTAAAGGATTTTTATCGAAACCGAGAATGCTTATATGCTGCCCGACAAATATTACAAAGGTGGAGCAGAAGGCAATTAAAGAAGCTGCTGAAAAGTCAGGCGGTAAAAAGGTTTATTTAGAGGAAGAACCGAAAGTGGCTGCAATTGGCGCAGGCATGGAAATATTCCAGCCAAGTGGGAACATGGTTGTTGATATTGGTGGAGGGACTACAGATGTAGCTGTACTTTCCATGGGAGATATTGTCACATCAGAATCCATTAAAATGGCGGGCGACAAATTTGATGTAGAAATTCTTCAATACATTAAAAAGAAATACAAGCTCTTAATTGGAGAGCGAACTGCCGAAGACATAAAAATTAATATTGCCACTGTATTTGAAGGATCTCGTACGGAGGAAATGGAAATTCGTGGACGCGACATGGTTTCAGGACTTCCTAAAACCATCACGGTATATTCTGCAGAGATTGAGGAAGCACTTCGTGAATCTGTATATCTTATTGTGCAAGCAGCAAGAACTGTATTGGAACGCACACCACCTGAGTTATCCGCAGATATCATCGATCGTGGTGTCATTCTTACGGGCGGAGGAGCTTTAATCCATGGTATTGATCAATTGCTTGCCGAAGAATTAAAAGTTCCTGTGTTTATGGCAGAAGAGCCAATGAATTGTGTAGCGAAAGGCACAGGCATGATGCTAGATAATATTGATAAAATCGAACGCCGAAAAATTGTTTAA
- a CDS encoding flagellar hook-basal body protein, with product MLRGFYTAASGMIAQQRHQEALSNNIANANTPGYKADQTALKSFPELLIQQVGEMEIPTKNGRKLPVQKSIGSLNTGVYVQETIPNYVQGDLRETGVSTDLALVSGALPDETGNLFFTVQNEAGEERYTRNGNFTVDGQGYLVTKQGYYVLNQQGDPIQTNGMEFTVTQDGFLQTEGQTTPLGIAYTENANAFVKEGNGLYQGQADAVPAGTSFKVEQGFLERSNVDSLQSMTQMMEAYRMFETNQRVLKAYDESMGKAVSEIGRIG from the coding sequence TTGTTAAGAGGTTTTTACACAGCTGCCAGTGGGATGATTGCCCAGCAGCGACACCAGGAAGCTTTGTCAAACAATATAGCAAACGCCAATACACCAGGTTATAAAGCAGATCAAACAGCACTAAAATCGTTCCCTGAGCTACTTATTCAACAAGTGGGTGAAATGGAGATCCCTACAAAAAATGGCCGCAAACTTCCAGTACAGAAATCCATTGGTTCACTGAATACTGGGGTTTATGTTCAAGAAACCATTCCCAATTATGTTCAGGGTGATTTACGTGAAACAGGTGTGTCTACGGACCTTGCTCTTGTGAGCGGTGCACTTCCTGATGAGACTGGTAATTTATTTTTTACAGTGCAAAATGAGGCAGGGGAAGAGCGTTACACACGTAATGGTAATTTTACAGTAGACGGGCAAGGCTATCTTGTAACAAAGCAGGGTTATTATGTGTTGAATCAACAAGGTGATCCAATCCAGACAAATGGAATGGAATTCACGGTGACTCAAGACGGTTTTCTTCAGACAGAAGGACAGACTACTCCTTTAGGTATAGCTTATACAGAAAATGCAAATGCATTTGTAAAAGAGGGTAATGGTCTGTATCAAGGTCAGGCAGACGCTGTACCAGCCGGAACTTCATTTAAAGTAGAGCAAGGTTTTCTGGAACGGTCGAATGTAGATTCACTGCAATCCATGACCCAAATGATGGAGGCATATCGTATGTTTGAGACAAACCAACGGGTATTAAAAGCATATGATGAAAGCATGGGAAAAGCAGTTAGTGAGATTGGCCGAATCGGATAA